Proteins encoded in a region of the Flavobacterium sp. MDT1-60 genome:
- a CDS encoding DUF1080 domain-containing protein, which produces MNQKTTSQSFANFFSKNKGMSLLFIFLITIISNTLYAVEKDTLKGSWDITIDVDGKPAPAWLEIRRSGRTTLVGQFMCVVGSARPISEIHLKDGKFSFAIPKQWENGSNDLRVEGKIEGEKIFGTLQTVDGKTQSWTGVRAPTLRRTAAPVWGKPIHLIKDNSIKDWHTEGTSQWVVENGILRSPKSGVNLVTNEKFNDFKLHIEFRIPKGSNSGVYLRGRYEVQVTDGKGMEPALDQMGAIYGLLVPNEMVAKEAGEWNTYDITLIGKMVTVVANGKTVINNQYIPGITGGAIDSNEAEPGPIFLQGDHGPVEYRNIIITPAK; this is translated from the coding sequence ATGAACCAGAAAACCACAAGCCAATCATTCGCTAATTTCTTTAGCAAGAATAAGGGAATGAGCTTATTATTTATTTTTCTTATAACTATAATCAGCAATACTCTTTATGCAGTCGAAAAAGACACTCTGAAAGGCAGTTGGGACATAACAATTGATGTCGACGGAAAACCGGCGCCAGCCTGGCTTGAAATCAGGCGCTCGGGTCGAACAACGCTTGTTGGGCAATTTATGTGCGTAGTAGGCAGCGCCCGCCCTATATCTGAAATCCATTTGAAAGATGGAAAATTTAGTTTTGCAATACCAAAGCAATGGGAGAATGGAAGCAACGATCTTCGTGTGGAAGGTAAAATTGAAGGTGAAAAAATATTCGGAACCCTCCAGACTGTTGATGGCAAAACGCAAAGCTGGACGGGTGTTCGTGCGCCTACACTTCGTCGTACTGCTGCACCCGTTTGGGGCAAACCGATTCACCTTATCAAAGACAATTCAATAAAAGATTGGCACACAGAAGGCACCAGTCAATGGGTTGTAGAAAATGGTATTTTACGCAGTCCAAAATCGGGTGTCAATCTCGTGACCAACGAGAAATTTAATGATTTTAAACTCCATATAGAATTTCGTATTCCAAAAGGCAGTAATAGCGGCGTATATCTTCGCGGTCGCTACGAAGTGCAGGTAACCGACGGCAAGGGAATGGAACCTGCTTTGGATCAAATGGGAGCCATTTATGGGCTTCTGGTTCCAAATGAAATGGTTGCTAAAGAAGCCGGCGAATGGAATACATATGATATTACCCTGATCGGTAAAATGGTAACCGTTGTTGCTAATGGTAAAACCGTAATCAACAATCAGTATATTCCCGGAATTACCGGCGGAGCCATAGACAGCAACGAAGCAGAACCTGGACCAATATTTCTTCAGGGTGATCACGGTCCTGTAGAATACCGCAATATTATCATAACACCAGCTAAATAA
- a CDS encoding efflux RND transporter periplasmic adaptor subunit, whose translation MNTKIIKYSALFFAALFFLNSCNSKKEEAPVAELEPKTETFLLEKEKLTTELRLPAELTGFQQVDLYAKVSSFVKLLKVDIGSKVKKGQLLIVLEAPEISSQLAAAESRLKSMEAIYATSKSTYNRLYETSKVEGTISKNDLEMASGKKNSDYAQYQAAVAGHKEVSIMRGYLEIRAPFDGVVAARNVNLGTFVGPAGKGSDLPLLTIQQQDKLRLAVSVPELYTGYLHTGDEMSFNVKSLPETFKATITRMSGALDLKLRSERVEMDVQNTKKDLLPGMVAEVLLPLNAKDSTFVIPKSALVSSAEGTFVIKVIDHKATRVNVKRGREIDDKMEIFGDLNRKDKLVKIASEETKEGDIINE comes from the coding sequence ATGAACACTAAAATTATAAAATATAGCGCGCTGTTTTTTGCAGCACTATTTTTCCTGAACAGTTGTAATTCTAAGAAAGAAGAAGCGCCTGTTGCAGAATTGGAACCTAAAACAGAAACGTTTCTGTTAGAAAAAGAAAAACTAACAACCGAATTGCGTTTGCCGGCCGAATTAACCGGTTTTCAACAAGTAGATTTGTATGCTAAAGTAAGCAGTTTTGTAAAATTACTTAAAGTTGATATTGGTTCAAAAGTAAAAAAAGGACAGCTTTTGATTGTTTTAGAAGCTCCTGAAATCAGTTCGCAACTGGCTGCAGCCGAATCAAGATTAAAATCGATGGAAGCTATTTACGCCACGAGCAAAAGTACCTACAACCGTTTGTATGAAACCAGCAAAGTGGAAGGAACCATTTCTAAAAATGATTTAGAAATGGCCAGCGGAAAGAAAAACTCTGACTACGCACAATATCAGGCTGCAGTTGCGGGACACAAAGAAGTTTCGATTATGAGAGGTTATCTTGAAATCCGTGCTCCGTTTGATGGTGTTGTAGCGGCAAGAAACGTGAATTTAGGAACATTTGTAGGTCCGGCAGGAAAAGGTTCAGATTTGCCTTTATTGACGATTCAGCAGCAGGATAAATTGCGTTTGGCGGTTTCTGTTCCGGAATTGTACACGGGATATTTACACACGGGCGACGAAATGAGTTTTAATGTAAAATCATTGCCGGAAACCTTTAAAGCAACTATCACAAGAATGTCCGGTGCTTTAGATTTAAAATTACGTTCGGAGCGTGTAGAAATGGACGTTCAAAACACTAAAAAAGATTTATTACCCGGAATGGTAGCCGAAGTGCTATTACCGCTTAACGCGAAAGACAGCACTTTTGTAATTCCGAAATCGGCTTTGGTGAGTTCTGCTGAAGGTACTTTTGTAATTAAAGTAATCGATCACAAAGCCACAAGAGTGAATGTAAAAAGAGGAAGAGAAATCGACGATAAAATGGAAATATTTGGCGACTTAAATCGCAAAGACAAACTGGTAAAAATTGCCAGCGAAGAAACTAAGGAAGGCGATATCATAAACGAATAA
- a CDS encoding type 1 glutamine amidotransferase domain-containing protein: MKKNIAILATNGFEESELSSPKAYLEEQGWNADIISLKSGTIKAWKDGNWSKEYNVDVVLDQANEADYDALVLPGGVINPDLLRREEAAVNFVRSFFKSKKPVAAICHGPQILVDADVLEGRKVTSFFSIKNDLKNAGAQWEDSEVVVDNGLVTSRNPNDLPAFNKKMVEEIKEGKHERQTV, translated from the coding sequence ATGAAAAAGAATATAGCCATATTAGCAACAAACGGTTTTGAAGAATCAGAATTATCATCGCCTAAAGCCTATCTCGAAGAGCAAGGCTGGAATGCCGATATTATCAGTTTGAAATCAGGAACTATCAAAGCCTGGAAAGACGGTAATTGGAGCAAGGAATATAATGTTGATGTAGTATTAGATCAGGCAAATGAAGCAGATTACGATGCTTTGGTTCTTCCGGGAGGAGTTATAAACCCAGATTTATTGAGAAGAGAAGAGGCTGCAGTAAATTTTGTACGTTCCTTTTTTAAAAGTAAAAAACCAGTAGCAGCCATTTGTCATGGTCCTCAAATTCTGGTAGATGCAGATGTTTTAGAAGGTCGAAAAGTAACTTCGTTCTTCTCTATTAAAAACGATTTGAAAAATGCCGGAGCACAATGGGAAGACTCAGAAGTAGTCGTAGACAATGGATTGGTGACCAGCCGAAATCCGAATGATTTGCCCGCTTTTAATAAAAAAATGGTGGAAGAAATTAAAGAAGGAAAACACGAACGTCAGACAGTGTAA
- a CDS encoding efflux RND transporter permease subunit, whose product MNLIRFALRKPISILVMVAGLFFFGIGAIKDIKVDILPKMNLPVIYIAHPFGGYTPDQMEAYFAKTYVNILPFANGVKSVETKNIQGLMIMKLTYYENTNMAQAAAELSSLSNRIQAAFPPGTQPPFIIRFDASSLPIGQLVLSSKIRSNNELQDLANVYVRASFTSIPGLLSPAPFGGSPRTIEVNVDPDLLRSHNMTPDQIVEAIRINNQTAPSGNVRMGNTNYITPTNNTIKEVKDFENIPLFKGSVQNLKLGDVATVKDGADITQGYALVNGKRSVYISIAKAGDASTWDVVQKLKAELPKIQSTLPEDVKLSYEFDQSVYVINSVKSLITEGIIGAVLTGLMVLLFLGDRRAALIVILTIPISIISGVLFLKLFGQTINLMSLSGLALAIGILVDESTVTIENIHQHLDMGKPKALAIWDACQEIALPKLLILLCILAVFAPAFTMVGIPGALFLPLALAIGFSMVISFLLSQTFVPVMANWLMKGHAKHEHGPEITDDEAEFNKCGLTPESEKQLITQKKDYVERTDTDGNGKIGAFERFRIRFMRTLDRLFPYKKTAALVYLISATILAVTFITFIGKDVFPKVNSSQFQLRMRAPDGTRLERTEEKAVIVLKELQKMVGKEHIGISSVYVGQHPSLFSINPIYLFMAGSHEAVFQVSLKEYHVDMDEFKDDFRARIKKVLPDVKLSFEPIELTDKVLSQGSPTPIEVRIAGKDKKRNELYANQIVAKLQKIAYFRDVQIGQPIHYPAMNIDIDRTRAAELGVDMNDISRSLVASTSSSRYTEKNTWIDERAGLSYNVQVQVPLNQMKSKTDIGEIPVLKNSLRPVLSDVAKITPGFVSGENDNLGAMPYITVTANINQTDLGTAVKDVNATISSLGELPRGLFISPIGLSKVLEETLSSLQVGLLVAIFVIFLMLAANFQSFKVSLVILTTVPAVVLGALLMLTITGSTLNLQSYMGIIMSVGVSIANAVLLVTNAEQLRKINGNALESAREAAALRLRPIIMTSVAMIAGMLPMAIGHGEGGDQVSPLGRAVIGGLLFSTFAVLLILPLIFAWAQEHTTTQSVSLDPEDEESIHYISSLSKSKV is encoded by the coding sequence ATGAATTTAATACGTTTTGCACTCCGCAAACCCATCTCCATATTAGTTATGGTGGCTGGTTTATTTTTCTTCGGAATTGGTGCCATCAAGGACATTAAGGTAGATATTTTACCAAAAATGAACTTGCCGGTAATTTATATCGCGCACCCTTTCGGAGGTTATACGCCAGACCAGATGGAGGCTTATTTTGCCAAGACTTATGTCAACATTTTACCCTTTGCAAACGGTGTAAAATCAGTTGAAACCAAGAATATTCAGGGGTTAATGATTATGAAATTAACCTATTATGAAAACACAAATATGGCTCAGGCTGCTGCCGAGCTGAGTTCACTTTCGAACAGAATCCAGGCGGCTTTTCCTCCGGGAACACAGCCTCCGTTTATCATTCGTTTTGATGCTTCTTCGTTGCCAATCGGGCAATTGGTTTTGAGCAGTAAAATCAGATCGAACAATGAATTACAGGATTTAGCCAACGTTTACGTTCGTGCGTCGTTTACTTCGATTCCCGGATTATTATCACCGGCACCTTTCGGCGGAAGCCCAAGAACAATTGAGGTTAACGTTGATCCGGATTTGTTGCGTTCGCACAATATGACACCGGATCAAATTGTGGAGGCGATTCGTATCAACAATCAGACGGCTCCATCCGGAAACGTTAGAATGGGGAATACCAATTATATTACACCAACGAATAATACGATTAAAGAAGTTAAAGATTTTGAAAATATTCCGTTGTTTAAAGGAAGCGTTCAAAACTTAAAATTAGGCGATGTGGCAACCGTAAAAGATGGTGCCGATATTACACAGGGTTACGCTTTGGTAAACGGAAAACGTTCGGTTTATATCAGTATTGCAAAAGCCGGAGATGCTTCGACCTGGGATGTGGTTCAGAAATTGAAAGCCGAATTGCCTAAAATTCAGAGTACACTTCCGGAAGACGTAAAATTATCATACGAATTTGACCAGTCGGTTTATGTAATCAACTCGGTTAAAAGTTTAATTACAGAAGGAATTATCGGTGCGGTTTTAACCGGATTAATGGTTTTATTATTCTTAGGTGACAGACGTGCGGCTTTGATCGTAATCTTAACCATTCCAATTTCGATTATTTCCGGAGTTTTATTCCTGAAATTATTCGGGCAAACCATCAACTTAATGTCTTTAAGCGGACTGGCTTTGGCAATTGGAATTTTGGTGGATGAAAGTACCGTAACAATCGAAAATATTCACCAGCATCTCGACATGGGAAAACCCAAGGCACTTGCCATTTGGGATGCCTGTCAGGAAATTGCGTTGCCAAAATTATTGATCTTACTTTGTATTCTGGCCGTATTTGCTCCGGCATTTACGATGGTTGGTATTCCCGGAGCGTTGTTCTTGCCGTTGGCTTTAGCAATTGGATTCTCAATGGTAATTTCGTTTTTATTATCCCAAACTTTTGTGCCTGTAATGGCCAACTGGTTGATGAAAGGACATGCAAAACACGAACATGGTCCGGAAATTACAGATGATGAAGCAGAATTTAATAAGTGTGGATTAACGCCGGAATCTGAAAAACAACTGATCACTCAGAAAAAAGATTACGTAGAAAGAACCGATACAGATGGAAACGGAAAAATTGGCGCTTTCGAGCGTTTCAGAATTCGTTTTATGCGAACTTTAGATCGATTGTTTCCATACAAAAAAACAGCCGCTTTGGTCTATCTTATTTCTGCTACAATTTTGGCTGTTACCTTTATTACTTTCATTGGAAAAGATGTTTTCCCGAAAGTAAATTCAAGTCAGTTTCAGCTAAGAATGCGTGCTCCCGATGGAACCCGTTTAGAGCGTACCGAAGAAAAAGCTGTTATTGTATTGAAAGAATTACAAAAAATGGTGGGTAAAGAACATATCGGAATTTCCTCTGTATATGTGGGGCAACACCCGTCGTTGTTCTCGATCAACCCGATTTATTTGTTCATGGCTGGTTCACACGAAGCAGTATTTCAGGTGAGTTTGAAAGAATACCATGTGGATATGGACGAGTTTAAAGATGATTTCAGAGCCCGAATTAAAAAAGTATTACCAGATGTAAAACTTTCTTTTGAGCCAATTGAATTGACAGACAAAGTTTTGAGCCAGGGTTCTCCTACTCCAATTGAAGTTCGTATTGCAGGAAAAGACAAAAAACGAAATGAGTTATACGCAAATCAAATTGTAGCCAAACTACAGAAAATAGCCTATTTCAGAGATGTGCAAATTGGCCAGCCAATACACTATCCGGCAATGAATATTGATATTGACAGAACCCGTGCTGCCGAATTGGGTGTGGATATGAATGATATTTCAAGATCGCTTGTCGCTTCAACCTCATCTTCAAGATATACGGAGAAAAATACCTGGATCGACGAAAGAGCCGGATTGTCCTACAACGTTCAGGTTCAGGTTCCGTTAAACCAAATGAAAAGCAAAACTGATATTGGAGAAATTCCGGTATTGAAAAATTCGCTTCGTCCGGTTTTAAGTGACGTTGCTAAAATTACACCCGGCTTTGTAAGCGGTGAAAATGACAATTTAGGGGCTATGCCATACATTACTGTTACAGCAAACATCAACCAGACTGATTTGGGGACGGCGGTTAAAGATGTGAATGCAACAATAAGCTCATTGGGAGAATTGCCACGTGGTTTGTTCATTTCTCCAATTGGTTTAAGTAAAGTATTGGAAGAAACATTAAGTAGTTTACAAGTAGGATTATTGGTTGCCATTTTTGTAATCTTCTTAATGTTAGCCGCTAATTTCCAATCCTTCAAGGTTTCGCTGGTTATTTTAACAACCGTTCCGGCGGTAGTTTTAGGAGCGTTATTAATGTTAACTATTACAGGTTCAACCCTAAACTTACAGTCGTATATGGGAATCATCATGTCGGTTGGGGTTTCGATCGCGAATGCCGTTTTATTGGTTACCAATGCCGAGCAATTGCGCAAAATAAACGGAAACGCCTTAGAGTCGGCACGTGAAGCTGCGGCGCTGCGTCTTCGTCCAATTATCATGACTTCGGTGGCGATGATTGCCGGAATGTTGCCAATGGCAATTGGTCATGGCGAAGGTGGCGATCAGGTTTCTCCGTTAGGTAGAGCGGTTATTGGCGGATTATTATTCTCGACCTTTGCCGTATTGCTAATCCTGCCACTTATCTTTGCGTGGGCACAAGAACATACAACGACACAATCGGTTTCTTTAGATCCTGAAGACGAAGAAAGCATCCATTATATCTCATCATTAAGTAAGTCGAAAGTTTGA
- a CDS encoding DoxX family protein, with protein sequence MKRYQDYAAFLLRIALAAGFMSAVSSRLGFWGNYSSGWENFLTYAEKVNSFAPKNCIPTIAIIATIAESVLALLLLVGYQTRLASFAASILTLLFALAMTYSFGVKDPLDYSVFVFAMGAFLLATMKNCKWSLDEISMKNKNN encoded by the coding sequence ATGAAAAGATATCAGGATTATGCAGCTTTTCTTTTGCGTATTGCATTAGCAGCAGGATTTATGTCCGCTGTTTCGAGTCGGTTAGGATTTTGGGGAAATTATTCTTCGGGCTGGGAAAATTTTCTGACTTACGCCGAAAAAGTAAATTCCTTCGCACCAAAAAATTGTATTCCAACAATCGCCATCATCGCCACTATTGCCGAATCGGTTTTGGCTTTACTCCTATTGGTTGGTTATCAAACCCGATTGGCTTCTTTTGCTGCGTCAATTTTGACTTTGCTGTTTGCACTTGCCATGACGTATTCTTTTGGCGTAAAAGATCCGCTTGATTATTCTGTATTTGTATTTGCTATGGGCGCTTTTCTTTTGGCGACTATGAAAAACTGCAAATGGAGTTTAGATGAAATTAGTATGAAAAATAAAAACAATTAA
- a CDS encoding SRPBCC domain-containing protein, giving the protein MKNDLLFDFTVDKPKKTVYITREFAAELPLVWDAFTKAELLDQWVAPKPWSARTKHMNFEVGGRRFYAMVSPEGMERWAVQEFTSITPKTNFKMYNTFSDENENRELPGSDWDYTFTEENGITKVSISIFNESLERLEKMIEMGFVQGFKMSVEKLEKLLETLSKK; this is encoded by the coding sequence ATGAAAAACGATTTGCTATTTGATTTTACCGTTGATAAACCTAAGAAAACGGTATATATAACAAGAGAATTTGCAGCAGAATTACCGCTAGTTTGGGATGCTTTTACCAAAGCAGAACTTTTGGATCAATGGGTTGCACCAAAACCATGGTCGGCCAGAACAAAACATATGAATTTTGAAGTTGGCGGGCGAAGATTTTACGCGATGGTAAGTCCGGAAGGCATGGAACGCTGGGCGGTTCAGGAATTTACTTCTATTACGCCAAAGACCAATTTTAAAATGTACAACACATTTTCGGACGAAAATGAAAACCGCGAATTACCGGGTTCTGATTGGGATTATACTTTTACTGAAGAAAACGGCATTACAAAAGTGAGTATTAGCATTTTTAATGAATCGCTTGAACGTCTGGAGAAAATGATTGAAATGGGCTTTGTACAAGGCTTTAAAATGTCTGTTGAAAAATTAGAAAAATTATTGGAAACATTATCTAAAAAATAG
- a CDS encoding AraC family transcriptional regulator, which yields MVSIKTFDQATDLENPRRVLKYVLVFCTSGTTTISVDENEFILTENAVITITSGQIHYFKNIRNATGFVLEFTYAFFCKDDNDMELIFHNGLFCHFAMNEMITVDHPEIIVRELEEISKEITETPYQYLISIHSRIELILIEINRTKINRGDEIYKPDALFLHFLETTLQNFEKNLSVNEIAALIGTTESKLNELSKLHTNKTAQNVIFGLVISEAKRLFTYEKLSVKEVAYALGFNDPFYFSNFFKKHTEISPKSFKGKAVNL from the coding sequence ATGGTTTCGATAAAAACATTTGATCAGGCGACAGATTTAGAAAATCCGAGACGTGTTTTAAAATACGTTTTAGTTTTTTGTACTTCAGGTACAACGACTATTTCTGTCGATGAAAATGAATTTATACTGACCGAAAACGCTGTTATTACCATTACTTCCGGGCAAATTCATTATTTCAAAAACATCCGGAATGCAACCGGATTTGTTCTGGAATTTACCTACGCTTTCTTTTGTAAGGATGATAATGATATGGAATTGATTTTCCACAACGGTTTATTTTGCCATTTTGCAATGAACGAAATGATTACCGTGGATCATCCTGAAATTATTGTTAGGGAATTAGAGGAAATCAGCAAAGAAATTACCGAAACGCCGTATCAATATTTAATTTCTATTCACAGCCGAATCGAATTGATTTTGATTGAAATCAACCGCACCAAAATTAATCGCGGCGACGAAATCTACAAACCCGATGCGCTTTTTCTGCATTTTCTGGAAACCACTTTGCAGAATTTCGAAAAGAATTTATCGGTAAACGAAATCGCAGCTTTAATTGGTACTACCGAGTCCAAACTAAATGAACTTTCGAAACTCCACACCAACAAAACGGCACAAAATGTCATCTTCGGGTTGGTTATTTCTGAGGCTAAAAGGCTTTTTACTTATGAAAAGCTTTCGGTGAAAGAAGTGGCTTATGCTTTGGGTTTTAATGATCCTTTTTATTTTTCAAATTTCTTCAAAAAACACACGGAGATTTCTCCAAAATCATTTAAAGGGAAAGCGGTTAATTTGTAA
- a CDS encoding dimethylsulfonioproprionate lyase family protein, translating to MEKQITKSSEIDWKPLIEEGVNTDGIYSKALSFDEATNRPNAFLLKFEAGTSYPNHIHPAGEEIYVVEGEVRSGKDELKKGDYMYMPPGSTHSVFSKNGCVLLFKVPEEVVILK from the coding sequence ATGGAAAAACAAATCACAAAAAGCAGTGAAATAGACTGGAAACCTCTTATTGAAGAAGGTGTAAATACGGATGGTATTTATTCAAAGGCATTATCTTTTGATGAAGCCACAAACAGACCCAATGCCTTTTTATTAAAATTTGAAGCCGGCACTTCGTACCCCAATCACATTCACCCCGCAGGAGAAGAAATTTATGTTGTCGAAGGCGAAGTCCGCTCTGGAAAAGACGAACTCAAAAAAGGCGATTATATGTACATGCCACCCGGAAGTACGCACTCGGTCTTTTCGAAAAACGGTTGTGTATTGTTGTTTAAAGTCCCGGAGGAAGTTGTTATATTGAAGTAA
- a CDS encoding SIR2 family protein, translating to MSTTYTLSSEYLSKEKIEEAFRILNNAKTKSDFINNLPKSKAISRKQIVKELIEHYEKEKLVFVLGAGVSMSFGLPNWDTLLQKLMITTIEKEQNVSTVLSKLFTNVFSPSPLIAGRYLQKFYDDKNLSFENAVRKVLYAEIDINKKSLLMDEIINFCVSPGKSPNLDSIITYNFDDILEQRLVNVGVEVPHKPIYGIGMNPDGHLPIFHVHGFLQQNGELTEQNQITFGELVYHKQYIDIYSWNNIVQINKFRDSNCLFIGSSLTDPNTRRLLDIAKKQNGENEGNHYIFKMRHKEDIVKIKLQSLLKENKELLGEKSSAELNFDETVKFLIEIIERFEESDTTSFGVKTIWIDKWDDIPEIMKEVRLRKK from the coding sequence ATGAGTACAACTTATACATTATCTTCAGAATATCTTTCAAAAGAAAAAATTGAAGAGGCATTTCGAATATTGAATAATGCTAAAACAAAATCTGATTTTATAAATAACCTTCCTAAGTCGAAAGCGATCTCTAGAAAACAAATTGTCAAAGAGTTAATAGAACATTACGAGAAAGAAAAATTAGTTTTTGTTTTGGGTGCGGGAGTTTCGATGAGTTTTGGTTTACCTAATTGGGATACTCTACTTCAAAAGCTGATGATTACAACAATTGAGAAAGAACAGAATGTGTCAACAGTTCTCTCAAAACTTTTCACAAATGTTTTTTCTCCTAGCCCATTAATCGCGGGTAGATATCTACAAAAATTTTACGATGATAAAAATTTGTCGTTTGAAAATGCTGTTAGAAAAGTCTTATATGCTGAGATTGATATAAATAAGAAATCTCTATTAATGGATGAAATAATCAATTTTTGTGTTTCTCCAGGAAAAAGTCCTAATTTAGATAGCATTATAACATATAATTTCGATGATATATTAGAACAAAGATTAGTGAACGTTGGTGTTGAAGTACCGCATAAACCAATTTATGGAATTGGTATGAACCCAGATGGCCACTTACCTATATTTCATGTTCATGGATTTTTGCAACAAAATGGGGAATTAACTGAACAAAATCAAATAACTTTTGGTGAACTTGTATATCATAAGCAATATATTGATATTTATAGTTGGAATAATATAGTTCAGATCAATAAATTTCGCGATTCGAATTGTCTTTTTATTGGATCTTCACTAACTGATCCAAATACTAGAAGGTTACTTGATATTGCAAAGAAACAAAATGGCGAGAATGAAGGAAATCATTATATTTTTAAAATGCGTCATAAGGAAGATATTGTCAAAATTAAATTGCAAAGTTTACTTAAAGAAAACAAAGAGCTTTTAGGGGAAAAATCTTCTGCTGAACTAAATTTTGATGAAACAGTAAAATTTCTAATTGAAATTATTGAAAGATTCGAAGAATCAGATACTACTTCTTTTGGAGTGAAAACCATTTGGATCGATAAATGGGATGATATTCCTGAAATTATGAAGGAAGTAAGATTACGCAAAAAATAA
- a CDS encoding helix-turn-helix transcriptional regulator: MRRDIFQAIADPTRRSILTLIALQAMTPNAIAENFNTTRQSVSKHLRILTECDLVKQEQRGREIYYSLEIEKMKEIDKWIKQFREIWETKFNQLDELLVTLKKQKK; encoded by the coding sequence ATGAGACGAGACATTTTTCAGGCAATAGCCGATCCGACAAGAAGGTCTATTCTAACCTTGATTGCGCTACAGGCAATGACACCAAATGCCATTGCGGAGAACTTTAATACGACACGCCAATCTGTTTCTAAACACCTTCGCATCCTTACGGAATGTGATTTAGTAAAACAAGAACAGCGTGGCAGAGAAATTTACTATTCACTTGAAATAGAAAAGATGAAAGAGATTGATAAATGGATCAAACAATTCAGAGAAATTTGGGAAACCAAGTTTAATCAGCTAGATGAACTATTAGTAACACTAAAAAAACAGAAAAAATGA